The Elusimicrobiaceae bacterium genome includes a window with the following:
- a CDS encoding EAL domain-containing protein, with translation GSHIVAEGVETEEQADFLRSIGCDTAQGFLYSRPISMEEFEKKLDEEGK, from the coding sequence GGGTAGTCACATTGTGGCCGAAGGGGTAGAAACCGAGGAGCAAGCGGACTTTCTACGCAGTATCGGCTGTGACACGGCGCAAGGGTTTCTCTATTCTCGCCCGATTTCGATGGAAGAATTTGAAAAGAAGTTGGATGAAGAAGGAAAATAA